One part of the Alligator mississippiensis isolate rAllMis1 chromosome 3, rAllMis1, whole genome shotgun sequence genome encodes these proteins:
- the LOC102568456 gene encoding fibrous sheath-interacting protein 2 produces MTPQYHKRLHTEVMSGFPKRKFNSDKYPFNQTYSKQKSAIKDARPKKWILDNIDSDCKQDHPKSGIFKKLFAQQSITEAHDSDSLMLLQVAKKVVKDIFMRVRDLDHSVSILKKAPIEMSEKLFCSHFKRTDYLKTFHKNSQKEVESVAKEIVETVFENFLKCLESSIATATDQEEPLPRRKEWDSARGMNRVFKSERNKCAQSELPIYDPTLSLASIDKIAKETVENVLIMLESFVAFQFKHDFNCKFSEIVKFPVENISSTQQMPLSPQGTTEIEMPGAGKRMPSGLEPYPSTSDLSRVSSWITKESIHDAVFKIQRLHSELSMYASIAVYDVLEIIQQNLEREINQSETNVTNEIIRTILDRCSQQVDEFTSELKFGNLQIEESRRVFASNKGPGHGTAWSERTKIPTRKLKEICLSKDLPSFNIPGMVFYSEEESEIEEGILSNFLPTVLQFSEQNTHTKSEGTQKSPYYTAASRLRSSRTSNEIKTKEKAFASKRPLPPIGRPLSRKPCSAQDTKPSPKGEVTWRPVCEEHGELMTSEPSRRANDLSLKTLMEDLVNRFVSTILNSVCSTGPKHRRLAERDASKIADPLKQTIEKIMPQYEMDVVGITDEEQYSSEEYEETVNQVVHSAYSNVLQESGSQQDICDDVTSPRKVFPKRVPSMILSEISTCNLNCTINEDEPTESPSATNLHKFVDRALSQVSSIIPKHETEDSPALKTNEQTKEMPPEVKDLPIEIAPCIKNRPIQIDPEIVAEHLAVISIKTEPLETPNAVGSRKAKLSQTVLRKVTESKESFMDAGIGYEQRKKSHRRSSVTTLGRLDVRPRELVCRNSFRNLKKPDISAVELLKDVQNKNELLVRLVTFDTEHKEDDDHELQQERETNMCVIKVESSSFSEIDPLSASGEDTNASSSLEEVELTQFTVPKAAPDLSSTTDLPSAQKKNSYILSGNTGETSPGRERQNRGICDSSPQPKDIEVTSHTLESAGPCGDLGYKVSPLQEDTGAVNALDSPVTEQDVSAYERASPALSPEMSPNKVPPDSESP; encoded by the exons ATGACACCTCAGTATCATAAAAGACTGCACACAGAAGTTATGTCTGGGTTTCCCAAAAGGAAGTTTAATTCAGACAAGTATCCTTTTAACCAAACTTACTCTAAACAAAAATCTGCAATAAAAGATGCCAGGCcaaaaaaatggattttggaCAATATTGATTCAGACTGCAAACAAGATCATCCCAAAAGCGGCATTTTTAAGAAGTTGTTTGCACAGCAGTCAATAACAGAAGCTCATGACAGTGACAGCTTGATGCTGCTACAGGTGGCCAAGAAAGTTGTAAAGGATATTTTTATGAGAGTAAGAGACCTGGATCATTCTGTCAGCATTTTAAAGAAGGCCCCTATTGAGATGAGTGAAAAATTGTTCTGTAGCCATTTTAAAAGAACTGATTATCTTAAGACTTTTCATAAAAATTCTCAGAAAGAAGTGGAATCAGTTGCTAAAGAGATTGTAGAAACTGTTTTTGAGAACTTTCTCAAGTGTTTGGAGTCCAGCATAGCAACTGCCACAGACCAAGAAGAACCTCTCCCAAGAAGAAAAGAGTGGGACTCTGCTAGGGGAATGAACAGAGTTTTCAAATCAGAAAGAAATAAGTGTGCACAATCAGAATTACCCATTTATGACCCAACACTTTCTTTGGCTTCTATTGATAAAATAGCTAAAGAGACTGTTGAAAATGTTCTAATCATGCTAGAATCATTTGTGGCCTTTCAGTTTAAACATGACTTTAACTGCAAATTTTCTGAAATAGTGAAATTTCCTGTTGAAAATATCTCTAGTACACAACAGATGCCACTCTCTCCCCAGGGAACAACTGAAATAGAAATGCCAGGAGCAGGTAAAAGAATGCCATCTGGGTTAGAACCATACCCAAGTACTTCAGATTTATCAAGAGTTAGTAGTTGGATTACAAAGGAAAGCATACACGATGCAGTTTTCAAAATTCAAAGACTCCATTCAGAATTAAGCATGTACGCTAGTATTGCCGTTTATGATGTTCTTGAAATCATCCAACAGAATCTAGAAAGGGAAATTAATCAGAGTGAAACAAATGTGACAAATGAGATCATTAGGACCATATTAGATAGATGTAGTCAACAGGTGGATGAATTTACTTCAGAGCTGAAGTTTGGAAATCTACAAATAGAAGAGTCTAGGCGAGTGTTTGCAAGTAATAAAGGTCCTGGTCATGGCACTGCATGGTCTGAAAGAACGAAAATACCTACCAGAAAATTGAAAGAAATTTGCCTAAGCAAAGACTTGCCATCTTTTAACATTCCTGGAATGGTGTTTTACTCAGAAGAGGAGTCAGAAATCGAAGAGGGTATTCTATCCAATTTCCTCCCCACAGTCCTTCAGTTCTCTGAACAGAACACTCACACCAAATCAGAGGGGACCCAAAAGTCTCCTTACTACACTGCAGCTTCCAGACTGAGATCTTCTAGGACatcaaatgaaataaaaactaaagaaaaagcCTTTGCTTCCAAAAGGCCTCTGCCGCCCATTGGCAGGCCACTCTCAAGAAAGCCCTGCTCTGCACAGGACACAAAGCCAAGTCCCAAAGGGGAAGTGACATGGAGGCCCGTCTGTGAAGAGCATGGGGAGCTCATGACAAGTGAGCCCTCACGTCGGGCCAATGATCTGTCACTTAAGACATTAATGGAAGATCTAGTAAACAGATTTGTGTCTACAATCTTAAACTCAGTTTGTAGCACGGGCCCCAAGCATAGAAGATTGGCAGAAAGGGATGCAAGTAAAATTGCTGACCCACTTAAACAGACCATAGAAAAAATAATGCCCCAATATGAAATGGATGTTGTAGGAATTACAGATGAAGAACAGTATTCAAGTGAAGAGTATGAAGAAACAGTTAATCAAGTGGTCCATTCTGCTTATAGTAATGTCTTGCAAGAATCAGGATCTCAGCAAGACATTTGCGATGATGTAACGAGCCCCAGAAAAGTTTTCCCAAAACGAGTACCCAGCATGATACTGAGTGAAATCTCCACTTGCAATCTAAACTGCACTATCAATGAGGATGAGCCTACAGAAAGCCCCAGTGCTACGAATCTTCACAAATTTGTTGATAGAGCTCTTTCACAAGTCTCCAGCATTATACCAAAACATGAGACAGAAGACTCTCCAGCGctgaaaacaaatgaacaaacaaaagaaatgcCACCAGAAGTAAAAGATCTACCAATTGAAATAGCCCCTTGTATTAAGAACAGACCAATACAAATAGATCCAGAAATTGTAGCAGAGCATTTAGCAGTTATTTCCATAAAAACAGAGCCTCTTGAAACACCAAATGCTGTGGGCTCCAGGAAAGCTAAATTAAGTCAAACAGTGCTAAGAAAAGTAACAGAATCAAAGGAGAGTTTTATGGATGCCGGTATTGGTTATGAACAAAGGAAAAAGTCACACAGACGGTCCTCTGTGACTACTTTAGGGCGGCTAGATGTAAGACCAAGGGAA CTGGTGTGCAGAAATTCGTTTCGGAACCTGAAAAAACCTGACATTAGTGCCGTGGAACTTTTAAAAGATGTCCAGAACAAGAATGAACTCCTGGTGCGGCTGGTGACCTTTGATACAGAGCATAAGGAAGATGATGACCATGAACTGCAGCAGGAAAGGGAGACTAACATGTGCGTTATAAAAGTGGAGTCTTCCTCATTTTCGGAGATTGATCCACTCAGTGCAAGCGGAGAAGATACCAATGCTAGTTCG AGCCTGGAAGAGGTAGAACTCACTCAGTTCACTGTTCCCAAGGCAGCCCCAGACCTGTCCTCAACCACAGATCTGCCATCTGCTCAGAAGAAGAACAGTTACATTTTAAG TGGGAACACTGGAGAAACATCACCtggcagagagagacagaacagaG GAATTTGTGACAGCTCACCCCAACCTAAGGATATAGAAGTCACATCTCACACTTTAGAG TCTGCGGGGCCCTGTGGAGACCTTGGATATAAGGTTTCCCCATTGCAGGAAGATACAG GAGCTGTCAATGCTTTAGACTCCCCTGTTACTGAACAAGATGTCTCAGCATATGAGAGAGCATCTCCTGCTCTTTCCCCAGAAATGTCTCCCAACAAGGTCCCACCAGACTCAGAAAGCCCATAG